One window of Acropora palmata chromosome 1, jaAcrPala1.3, whole genome shotgun sequence genomic DNA carries:
- the LOC141891822 gene encoding uncharacterized protein LOC141891822, producing the protein MKVKTLKSTIAFGSVLFVVIFIATELCLLRRYDCFAGVRGRNIKDISSSFQRLLFQEPFDLFENHENIGDSSSGLNQHVWDKNCLKTIESLCNFPVFPNAPDKRQVIHRTEITEQKYSTTDAHRIFGFIQPNFTGDHQFAVASNGYADVWLSESANWRTAKEIAYLKPFERITTSAAVTGPTFNVSRKQISSKIHLKAKSKYYIEILYVQGIKSKREYFLRVSWKQPQESNFVVIESGSLFLFTNDSEAGKHKMYDSELPNTKSCFKERAYQGYKNKHMNTNPVKIPFLEHTAVSKALPLCEYRPSYLLDAAALKSFRKYHGVFRHVKRTHTFPFPFVKGVDSECEKQSYFTQFPLDEEEAWSAVEEYMDSLKKSYFERYSLHSVTRVVKKEDKRKGARYFIEAIITDLLSGKKYNLAEYVFQPKGNNLPMCYPQGMQWNKTADVYLILTAKNLGRWVHHFIKNMEKIAQETNDEHLHVIIYDFDSGDIDIKDAFQRTILKNYHYITKPGNYSRARSFKEAIESVKNPDSIVVTIDMHLDIGSPFINEIRKHCIKGKTIYAPEIVFLKCGGSSSKPKGAWYHDSYGTIAMYKQDWNDWGGFSPGFRQKTTWGGEDWDLIDNAVKGGLEIERNRSPWVYHYYHSKAGMWNNI; encoded by the exons ATGAAAGTTAAAACTCTGAAGTCGACTATTGCGTTTGGTTCCGTTCTATTCGTGGTAATCTTCATTGCGACTGAATTATGCCTGCTACGCCGATATGATTGTTTTGCTGGTGTTAGAGGGAGAAACATAAAGGACATATCGTCATCTTTTCAACGCCTATTATTCCAAGAACCGTTCGACTTGTTCGAGAACCACGAAAACATTGGCGATTCTTCATCAGGGTTAAACCAGCATGTTTGGGATAAAAACTGCCTAAAGACAATTGAAAGTCTCTGCAATTTTCCAGTCTTTCCTAACGCACCTGACAAGCGACAAGTGATTCATCGAACAGAAATCACAGAGCAGAAATATTCAACCACCGATGCACATCGGATATTTGGTTTCATACAGCCAAATTTTACAGGTGATCACCAATTTGCAGTAGCTTCTAATGGCTACGCTGACGTTTGGCTCAGCGAAAGTGCCAATTGGAGAACAGCGAAAGAGATCGCTTACTTAAAACCGTTTGAAAGGATCACCACAAGTGCCGCGGTCACAGGGCCAACTTTCAATGTTTCTAGAAAACAGATTTCATCAAAGATTCATTTGAAAGCTAAATCCAAGTATTATATAGAGATATTATATGTCCAAGGTATCAAAAGCAAAAGAGAATATTTTCTTCGGGTTTCTTGGAAACAACCTCAAGAATCCAACTTTGTAGTCATCGAAAGCGGTTCTTTGTTCCTCTTTACAAATGATAGTGAAGCAGGAAAGCACAAGATGTATGACAGTGAATTACCAAATACAAAATCCTGCTTCAAAGAACGTGCTTATCAAGGATACAAGAACAAGCATATGAACACGAATCCAGTGAAGATACCTTTCTTGGAGCACACAGCAGTGAGCAAAGCGCTCCCTTTATGTGAATATCGACCAAGTTATTTACTAGATGCTGCAGCTTTAAAAAGCTTTAGAAAGTATCATGGAGTGTTTAGACATGTAAAAAGAACACACACCTTCCCATTTCCCTTTGTCAAAGGTGTTGACTCAGAATGTGAAAAACAGAGTTATTTTACTCAATTTCCATTGGACGAGGAAGAAGCTTGGTCAGCCGTCGAAGAATACATGGATTCACTTAAAAAGAGCTACTTCGA GAGATACAGCCTACACTCCGTTACTCGCGTCGTCAAAAAGGAGGACAAGCGAAAAGGAGCAAGATATTTCATCGAGGCTATTATCACAGATTTACTGAGCGGCAAAAAATATAACTTGGCAGAATATGTATTTCAACCAAAAGGAAACAACCTTCCAATGTGTTACCCTCAAGGAATGCAGTGGAACAAGACTGCAGATGTCTATCTCATACTTACAGCCAAAAACCTCGGCAGATGGGTCCACCATTTTATCAAGAATATGGAAAAAATTGCCCAAGAAACGAACGACGAGCATTTACATGTGATTATCTATGATTTTGATAGTGGGGATATAGATATCAAGGATGCCTTCCAGCGGACTATCCTCAAGAACTACCACTACATAACGAAACCTGGAAACTATTCGCGTGCAAGGTCTTTTAAAGAAGCCATAGAATCTGTTAAGAACCCTGACTCTATTGTTGTCACCATAGATATGCATCTTGACATTGGAAGTCCATTCATCAATGAAATACGCAAA CACTGTATAAAAGGAAAGACAATTTATGCTCCGGAAATAGTCTTCTTAAAGTGCGGTGGGAGCAGTTCGAAACCTAAAGGAGCCTGGTACCATGATAGCTACGGAACAATCGCAATGTATAAACAGGACTGGAATGACTGGGGAGGATTCTCACCAGGGTTTCGCCAGAAGACCACATGGGGAGGGGAGGACTGGGACTTAATCGACAACGCTGTCAAAGGCGGCCTGGAAATAGAAAGAAATCGCTCACCTTGGGtgtatcattattatcattcaaaAGCTGGCATGTGGAATAATAtttga